A single Alosa sapidissima isolate fAloSap1 chromosome 17, fAloSap1.pri, whole genome shotgun sequence DNA region contains:
- the LOC121688680 gene encoding gamma-glutamyl hydrolase-like isoform X2, producing MRVLSLACLLIALSGIPAAVVPQNDKKRNDRPIIGILAQELKYPEPKRNSYIAASYVKTLEAAGARVVPVMVNRTEEEYRHLFNSINGILLPGGAANLMTSGYAKAAHIFYKFALEANSQGDYFPVWGTCLGFEQLLVITSGETLLCRTNTSGVSLPLEFTQDAAESKLFKDFPPEVMTALATENITVNFHKWSISMENFTKSEELRNFYKILSTNTDGNIEFISTMEAYDYPIYGVQWHPEKNAFEWSQTYYPHTPSAIKTTFYMADFFVNEAKKNLHSFASEEEALKHLIQNHNPDFSGGDGSSFLQKYYFE from the exons ATGAGGGTGCTCTCTCTTGCCTGCCTACTTATAGCACTCAGTGGAATACCTGCAGCTGTTGTTCCACAGAATGACAAGAAAAGAAATGATAGGCCAATCATCG GCATATTGGCACAAGAGTTAAAATATCCTGAGCCTAAGCGTAATTCCTACATTGCTGCATCTTATGTCAAAACTCTGGAGGCTGCAGGAGCACGCGTCGTGCCTGTGAT GGTTAATCGGACTGAAGAAGAATACCGTCATTTGTTCAACTCTATCAATGG TATTCTTCTCCCGGGTGGAGCTGCAAACCTTATGACATCAGGATATGCTAAAGCAGCTCACATCTTTTACAAATTTGCTTTGGAG GCCAACTCCCAGGGTGATTACTTCCCAGTGTGGGgtacttgtctgggatttgaacagCTGTTGGTAATTACAAGTGGAGAAACTCTGCTGTGTCGAACTAACACCAGTGGAGTGTCTCTGCCACTGGAGTTCACACAAG ATGCCGCTGAGAGCAAACTCTTTAAAGATTTCCCACCAGAGGTGATGACAGCTCTGGCAACTGAAAACATCACAGTGAATTTTCATAAGTGGAGCATCTCCATGGAG AATTTCACCAAGAGCGAAGAGCTGAGAAACTTCTACAAAATCTTAAGCACCAATACAGATGGAAACATAGAGTTCATTTCAACAATGGAGG CATATGACTATCCTATATATGGAGTCCAATGGCACCCTGAGAAAAATGCGTTCGAGTGGAGTCAGACATACTACCCTCACACACCATCTGCAATCAAAACCACCTTCTACATGGCAGACTTCTTTGTCAATGAGG CAAAGAAAAACTTACATTCCTTTGCCAGTGAAGAGGAGGCGCTGAAGCATCTGATCCAGAACCACAATCCAGACTTCTCTGGTGGCGATGGCTCTTCTTTCCTACAAAAGTATTACTTTGAGTAA
- the LOC121688680 gene encoding gamma-glutamyl hydrolase-like isoform X1, which yields MCSSSQSYTSGQPPSRIMRVLSLACLLIALSGIPAAVVPQNDKKRNDRPIIGILAQELKYPEPKRNSYIAASYVKTLEAAGARVVPVMVNRTEEEYRHLFNSINGILLPGGAANLMTSGYAKAAHIFYKFALEANSQGDYFPVWGTCLGFEQLLVITSGETLLCRTNTSGVSLPLEFTQDAAESKLFKDFPPEVMTALATENITVNFHKWSISMENFTKSEELRNFYKILSTNTDGNIEFISTMEAYDYPIYGVQWHPEKNAFEWSQTYYPHTPSAIKTTFYMADFFVNEAKKNLHSFASEEEALKHLIQNHNPDFSGGDGSSFLQKYYFE from the exons ATGTGCAGTTCTTCTCAAAG CTACACTTCTGGCCAGCCTCCATCCAGAATCATGAGGGTGCTCTCTCTTGCCTGCCTACTTATAGCACTCAGTGGAATACCTGCAGCTGTTGTTCCACAGAATGACAAGAAAAGAAATGATAGGCCAATCATCG GCATATTGGCACAAGAGTTAAAATATCCTGAGCCTAAGCGTAATTCCTACATTGCTGCATCTTATGTCAAAACTCTGGAGGCTGCAGGAGCACGCGTCGTGCCTGTGAT GGTTAATCGGACTGAAGAAGAATACCGTCATTTGTTCAACTCTATCAATGG TATTCTTCTCCCGGGTGGAGCTGCAAACCTTATGACATCAGGATATGCTAAAGCAGCTCACATCTTTTACAAATTTGCTTTGGAG GCCAACTCCCAGGGTGATTACTTCCCAGTGTGGGgtacttgtctgggatttgaacagCTGTTGGTAATTACAAGTGGAGAAACTCTGCTGTGTCGAACTAACACCAGTGGAGTGTCTCTGCCACTGGAGTTCACACAAG ATGCCGCTGAGAGCAAACTCTTTAAAGATTTCCCACCAGAGGTGATGACAGCTCTGGCAACTGAAAACATCACAGTGAATTTTCATAAGTGGAGCATCTCCATGGAG AATTTCACCAAGAGCGAAGAGCTGAGAAACTTCTACAAAATCTTAAGCACCAATACAGATGGAAACATAGAGTTCATTTCAACAATGGAGG CATATGACTATCCTATATATGGAGTCCAATGGCACCCTGAGAAAAATGCGTTCGAGTGGAGTCAGACATACTACCCTCACACACCATCTGCAATCAAAACCACCTTCTACATGGCAGACTTCTTTGTCAATGAGG CAAAGAAAAACTTACATTCCTTTGCCAGTGAAGAGGAGGCGCTGAAGCATCTGATCCAGAACCACAATCCAGACTTCTCTGGTGGCGATGGCTCTTCTTTCCTACAAAAGTATTACTTTGAGTAA